The Cervus canadensis isolate Bull #8, Minnesota chromosome X, ASM1932006v1, whole genome shotgun sequence genome contains a region encoding:
- the ATG4A gene encoding cysteine protease ATG4A isoform X5 yields MESVLSKYENQITIFADYLEEFPDTDELVWILGKQHLLKTEKSKLLSDISARLWFTYRRKFSPIGGTGPSSDAGWGCMLRCGQMMLAQALICRHLGRDWKWEKQKEQPKEYQQILQCFLDRKDCCYSIHQMAQMGVGEGKSIGEWFGPNTVAQVLKKLALFDEWNSLAVYVSMDNTVVIEDIKKMCRTLSLSADIPAERPLESLTASTQSKGPSACCTAWKPLLLIVPLRLGINQINPVYVDAFKECFKMPQSLGALGGKPNNAYYFIGFLGDELIFLDPHTTQTFVDTEENGMVDDQTFHCLQPPQRMNILNLDPSVALGFFCKEEKDFDSWCSLVQKEILKENLRMFELVQKHPSHWPPFVPPAKPEVTTTGAEFIDSTEQLEEFDLEEDFEILSI; encoded by the exons ttttatcCAAGTATGAAAACCAGATTACTATTTTTGCTGACTACCTAGAAGAGTTTCCAGATACAGATGAGCTGGTATGGATCTTGGGAAAACAGCATCTTCTTAAAACGG AAAAATCTAAGCTGTTATCTGATATAAGTGCTCGTCTATGGTTTACATACAGGAGGAAATTTTCACCAATTG GGGGAACAGGCCCTTCGTCAGATGCTGGCTGGGGATGTATGCTACGCTGTGGACAGATGATGCTGGCTCAAGCCCTTATCTGCAGACACTTGGGAAGGG acTGGAAatgggagaaacagaaagaacaacCCAAAGAATACCAACAAATCCTACAGTGCTTCTTAGATAGAAAAGACTGTTGCTACTCTATCCATCAAATGG CACAGATGGGCGTAGGAGAAGGGAAATCAATTGGCGAATGGTTTGGACCAAATACAGTTGCACAGGTGTTGAA AAAACTTGCTTTATTTGATGAATGGAATTCCTTGGCTGTTTATGTTTCAATGGATAACACCGTGGTCATCGAAGATATCA AAAAAATGTGCCGCACCCTGTCCTTGAGTGCTGACATACCTGCTGAGAGGCCCCTGGAGTCTCTGACTGCTTCCACCCAGAGTAAGGGCCCCTCGGCCTGCTGCACAGCCTGGAAACCCTTGCTGCTTATTGTGCCCCTCCGCCTAGGCATAAACCAAATCAACCCCGTCTATGTTGACGCCTTCAAA GAGTGTTTTAAGATGCCACAGTCTTTAGGGGCATTAGGAGGAAAACCAAATAACGCCTATTATTTCATAGGATTCTTAG GTGATGAGCTCATTTTCCTGGACCCTCACACAACCCAGACCTTTGTTGACACTGAAGAGAATGGAATGGTTGACGACCAGACTTTCCATTGTCTGCAACCCCCGCAGCGGATGAACATCCTGAACTTGGATCCTTCCGTAGCATTG GGGTTtttctgcaaagaagaaaaagactttGATAGCTGGTGTAGCCTTGTTCAGAAG gaaattctaaaggaaaatttAAGGATGTTTGAATTAGTTCAGAAACATCCATCACATTGGCCTCCTTTTGTTCCTCCAGCCAAGCCAGAAGTAACAACCACAGGGGCAG
- the ATG4A gene encoding cysteine protease ATG4A isoform X4 yields the protein MESVLSKYENQITIFADYLEEFPDTDELVWILGKQHLLKTEKSKLLSDISARLWFTYRRKFSPIGGTGPSSDAGWGCMLRCGQMMLAQALICRHLGRDWKWEKQKEQPKEYQQILQCFLDRKDCCYSIHQMAQMGVGEGKSIGEWFGPNTVAQVLKKLALFDEWNSLAVYVSMDNTVVIEDIKKMCRTLSLSADIPAERPLESLTASTQSKGPSACCTAWKPLLLIVPLRLGINQINPVYVDAFKECFKMPQSLGALGGKPNNAYYFIGFLGDELIFLDPHTTQTFVDTEENGMVDDQTFHCLQPPQRMNILNLDPSVALSSLTLLNN from the exons ttttatcCAAGTATGAAAACCAGATTACTATTTTTGCTGACTACCTAGAAGAGTTTCCAGATACAGATGAGCTGGTATGGATCTTGGGAAAACAGCATCTTCTTAAAACGG AAAAATCTAAGCTGTTATCTGATATAAGTGCTCGTCTATGGTTTACATACAGGAGGAAATTTTCACCAATTG GGGGAACAGGCCCTTCGTCAGATGCTGGCTGGGGATGTATGCTACGCTGTGGACAGATGATGCTGGCTCAAGCCCTTATCTGCAGACACTTGGGAAGGG acTGGAAatgggagaaacagaaagaacaacCCAAAGAATACCAACAAATCCTACAGTGCTTCTTAGATAGAAAAGACTGTTGCTACTCTATCCATCAAATGG CACAGATGGGCGTAGGAGAAGGGAAATCAATTGGCGAATGGTTTGGACCAAATACAGTTGCACAGGTGTTGAA AAAACTTGCTTTATTTGATGAATGGAATTCCTTGGCTGTTTATGTTTCAATGGATAACACCGTGGTCATCGAAGATATCA AAAAAATGTGCCGCACCCTGTCCTTGAGTGCTGACATACCTGCTGAGAGGCCCCTGGAGTCTCTGACTGCTTCCACCCAGAGTAAGGGCCCCTCGGCCTGCTGCACAGCCTGGAAACCCTTGCTGCTTATTGTGCCCCTCCGCCTAGGCATAAACCAAATCAACCCCGTCTATGTTGACGCCTTCAAA GAGTGTTTTAAGATGCCACAGTCTTTAGGGGCATTAGGAGGAAAACCAAATAACGCCTATTATTTCATAGGATTCTTAG GTGATGAGCTCATTTTCCTGGACCCTCACACAACCCAGACCTTTGTTGACACTGAAGAGAATGGAATGGTTGACGACCAGACTTTCCATTGTCTGCAACCCCCGCAGCGGATGAACATCCTGAACTTGGATCCTTCCGTAGCATTG
- the ATG4A gene encoding cysteine protease ATG4A isoform X3, translated as MERTGSSVLSKYENQITIFADYLEEFPDTDELVWILGKQHLLKTEKSKLLSDISARLWFTYRRKFSPIGGTGPSSDAGWGCMLRCGQMMLAQALICRHLGRDWKWEKQKEQPKEYQQILQCFLDRKDCCYSIHQMAQMGVGEGKSIGEWFGPNTVAQVLKKLALFDEWNSLAVYVSMDNTVVIEDIKKMCRTLSLSADIPAERPLESLTASTQSKGPSACCTAWKPLLLIVPLRLGINQINPVYVDAFKECFKMPQSLGALGGKPNNAYYFIGFLGDELIFLDPHTTQTFVDTEENGMVDDQTFHCLQPPQRMNILNLDPSVALGFFCKEEKDFDSWCSLVQKEILKENLRMFELVQKHPSHWPPFVPPAKPEVTTTGAEFIDSTEQLEEFDLEEDFEILSI; from the exons ttttatcCAAGTATGAAAACCAGATTACTATTTTTGCTGACTACCTAGAAGAGTTTCCAGATACAGATGAGCTGGTATGGATCTTGGGAAAACAGCATCTTCTTAAAACGG AAAAATCTAAGCTGTTATCTGATATAAGTGCTCGTCTATGGTTTACATACAGGAGGAAATTTTCACCAATTG GGGGAACAGGCCCTTCGTCAGATGCTGGCTGGGGATGTATGCTACGCTGTGGACAGATGATGCTGGCTCAAGCCCTTATCTGCAGACACTTGGGAAGGG acTGGAAatgggagaaacagaaagaacaacCCAAAGAATACCAACAAATCCTACAGTGCTTCTTAGATAGAAAAGACTGTTGCTACTCTATCCATCAAATGG CACAGATGGGCGTAGGAGAAGGGAAATCAATTGGCGAATGGTTTGGACCAAATACAGTTGCACAGGTGTTGAA AAAACTTGCTTTATTTGATGAATGGAATTCCTTGGCTGTTTATGTTTCAATGGATAACACCGTGGTCATCGAAGATATCA AAAAAATGTGCCGCACCCTGTCCTTGAGTGCTGACATACCTGCTGAGAGGCCCCTGGAGTCTCTGACTGCTTCCACCCAGAGTAAGGGCCCCTCGGCCTGCTGCACAGCCTGGAAACCCTTGCTGCTTATTGTGCCCCTCCGCCTAGGCATAAACCAAATCAACCCCGTCTATGTTGACGCCTTCAAA GAGTGTTTTAAGATGCCACAGTCTTTAGGGGCATTAGGAGGAAAACCAAATAACGCCTATTATTTCATAGGATTCTTAG GTGATGAGCTCATTTTCCTGGACCCTCACACAACCCAGACCTTTGTTGACACTGAAGAGAATGGAATGGTTGACGACCAGACTTTCCATTGTCTGCAACCCCCGCAGCGGATGAACATCCTGAACTTGGATCCTTCCGTAGCATTG GGGTTtttctgcaaagaagaaaaagactttGATAGCTGGTGTAGCCTTGTTCAGAAG gaaattctaaaggaaaatttAAGGATGTTTGAATTAGTTCAGAAACATCCATCACATTGGCCTCCTTTTGTTCCTCCAGCCAAGCCAGAAGTAACAACCACAGGGGCAG
- the ATG4A gene encoding cysteine protease ATG4A isoform X1, with product MESVLSKYENQITIFADYLEEFPDTDELVWILGKQHLLKTEKSKLLSDISARLWFTYRRKFSPIGGTGPSSDAGWGCMLRCGQMMLAQALICRHLGRDWKWEKQKEQPKEYQQILQCFLDRKDCCYSIHQMAQMGVGEGKSIGEWFGPNTVAQVLKKLALFDEWNSLAVYVSMDNTVVIEDIKKMCRTLSLSADIPAERPLESLTASTQSKGPSACCTAWKPLLLIVPLRLGINQINPVYVDAFKECFKMPQSLGALGGKPNNAYYFIGFLGDELIFLDPHTTQTFVDTEENGMVDDQTFHCLQPPQRMNILNLDPSVALEILKENLRMFELVQKHPSHWPPFVPPAKPEVTTTGAEFIDSTEQLEEFDLEEDFEILSI from the exons ttttatcCAAGTATGAAAACCAGATTACTATTTTTGCTGACTACCTAGAAGAGTTTCCAGATACAGATGAGCTGGTATGGATCTTGGGAAAACAGCATCTTCTTAAAACGG AAAAATCTAAGCTGTTATCTGATATAAGTGCTCGTCTATGGTTTACATACAGGAGGAAATTTTCACCAATTG GGGGAACAGGCCCTTCGTCAGATGCTGGCTGGGGATGTATGCTACGCTGTGGACAGATGATGCTGGCTCAAGCCCTTATCTGCAGACACTTGGGAAGGG acTGGAAatgggagaaacagaaagaacaacCCAAAGAATACCAACAAATCCTACAGTGCTTCTTAGATAGAAAAGACTGTTGCTACTCTATCCATCAAATGG CACAGATGGGCGTAGGAGAAGGGAAATCAATTGGCGAATGGTTTGGACCAAATACAGTTGCACAGGTGTTGAA AAAACTTGCTTTATTTGATGAATGGAATTCCTTGGCTGTTTATGTTTCAATGGATAACACCGTGGTCATCGAAGATATCA AAAAAATGTGCCGCACCCTGTCCTTGAGTGCTGACATACCTGCTGAGAGGCCCCTGGAGTCTCTGACTGCTTCCACCCAGAGTAAGGGCCCCTCGGCCTGCTGCACAGCCTGGAAACCCTTGCTGCTTATTGTGCCCCTCCGCCTAGGCATAAACCAAATCAACCCCGTCTATGTTGACGCCTTCAAA GAGTGTTTTAAGATGCCACAGTCTTTAGGGGCATTAGGAGGAAAACCAAATAACGCCTATTATTTCATAGGATTCTTAG GTGATGAGCTCATTTTCCTGGACCCTCACACAACCCAGACCTTTGTTGACACTGAAGAGAATGGAATGGTTGACGACCAGACTTTCCATTGTCTGCAACCCCCGCAGCGGATGAACATCCTGAACTTGGATCCTTCCGTAGCATTG gaaattctaaaggaaaatttAAGGATGTTTGAATTAGTTCAGAAACATCCATCACATTGGCCTCCTTTTGTTCCTCCAGCCAAGCCAGAAGTAACAACCACAGGGGCAG